Proteins co-encoded in one Candidatus Angelobacter sp. genomic window:
- a CDS encoding thermonuclease family protein: MFRTLHKIYVGILWVIALGAVALLYQQRSVFYPLVDLVDALRPGDGLKQERCGELSGQVARVLSGDLLELKDDRGNFHRIRLTGVAAPEYQMNDRAAMRRAERSRSELGHLILSSRVRVELTFTNESGGGMGIVYTGVTNINALAVESGIVRVKRDQMNGLPLKDRYALVQAGRKAREHGVNEGD, translated from the coding sequence ATGTTCCGGACACTCCACAAGATTTATGTCGGGATATTGTGGGTCATCGCCCTCGGCGCCGTGGCGCTGCTTTATCAGCAGCGATCGGTCTTTTATCCCCTTGTCGATCTGGTGGACGCGCTGCGGCCCGGCGACGGATTGAAACAAGAGCGGTGCGGGGAATTGTCCGGGCAGGTCGCCCGTGTTCTGAGCGGCGACCTGCTTGAGTTGAAAGATGACCGCGGCAACTTCCATCGGATCCGGCTGACAGGCGTGGCGGCACCCGAGTATCAAATGAACGATCGGGCCGCAATGAGGCGCGCGGAGCGAAGCCGATCCGAGCTCGGCCACCTGATTCTCTCCAGCCGTGTCCGCGTGGAGCTGACCTTCACGAACGAGTCGGGCGGGGGGATGGGCATCGTTTATACCGGCGTCACCAACATCAACGCTCTGGCCGTCGAGTCGGGGATTGTCCGGGTGAAGCGCGATCAAATGAACGGGTTGCCGTTGAAGGATCGTTACGCGCTGGTACAGGCCGGCCGGAAAGCCCGGGAACACGGGGTGAACGAGGGGGACTGA